Proteins encoded in a region of the Cardiocondyla obscurior isolate alpha-2009 linkage group LG18, Cobs3.1, whole genome shotgun sequence genome:
- the Enok gene encoding histone acetyltransferase KAT6B isoform X2 has protein sequence MDESELPETWSAWFLDAIRKIRSQKQRPSVERICHAIRQHHNFHEEEIAEHLEFAVKRGDVLKIFNKGQSSYKDPGILQTKKLKVTKSTDISKVLSKAVRELGEREGSTLRNIERYLRQSHTVEEDTDGDLRIALKLSAKRAVDRGLVLQDGKLFRQTDRPPFFKKLNDASNTPPATPPAPKLPAPLPICRECLGATMAGNNNNSKRNANEKLSRCSVCGAALHNSCAPADLSVLVDRGITWSCDDCSPTCAGCQLERESQNYLVKCAGCVKCFHPACLDPALDKKNKAPWKCRHCQTAHTPVSKDDGKRGKTQDTNSTDDTPTSARKRLSKLRESRKSMVSRKCLANATPGKKGSTGVTQVDNSSDEELIVPQTLPPGVTQKDVDLIKEARERAQLTVSNDENEQPLCVNTVNASGNAPRNPAAIVFGRYEVETWYSSPFPQEYARLPKLFFCEFCLKYTKSRAVLDRHMDKCQWRHPPATEIYRCDDLSVFEIDGNVNKIYCQNLCLLAKLFLDHKTLYYDVEPFLFYAMTKNDKYGCHLVGYFSKEKHCPAQRYNVSCIMTLPQYQRQGFGRFLIEFSYLLSKVEGIPGTPEKPLSDLGRVSYHSFWKSVVLEYLDTHRNDTNVKLNDITKETGVSAHDIATAMQLLGFIRSVHLPGDANTSKVAVVVDWSKVDAHMVKVRKSFRIKLDPDCLRWIPLLTQIPNPYQNPEESGDTGSEMSPAIEPKLVPAVVEKIQKVKIKKKPRGRRVSQRKSTPLKSTSLKSTPLKSTSLKSTSLKSTSLKSTSLKSTSLKSTSLKSTSLKSTPLKSTPLKPKASQKATASHSSKASSKEDRDVKDTKEIKTMKELRESARESRNTENAESRKDSRAETETKTLSTLRNARSLGSTRNATPIISPKSTQVTMSRRRIRPPKTLISESVITPLRKRKHSERIEAEEEKIELISRKRTRESLREKERERETERDREKEKERVRDRDSKAKERESLKETLVDTRKTPPKLDSPSPSKPAKKQCKVDDLLLKVTNRQTKMQAKEKKALEETMQCNGKEEARDIKSSPVSRRSRGSKTTAEALKMPQLTPESPSTKNRAESPVIPPPPLSPPPESIKSSPVRNNKQPSVPPLESPSTKHSSNNDNKSESAEDNGLPVPTETEVVSASSGEYEGGDEDEGEEEEIAVPTPKPVTQSASPSIENPAKESYEDDKTDNKCQEKSNDENSLRMTEAADLSPAVGDDQTETLNECDKDSETEKRPVCSPEASKSVPEPVASPKEEEVEKTEINVIPKKDESENSLKEELVPETSKDTKIDLSLVSRAKTESLPIEKRDAGVLINATVTSEIEPLASQEKMFSTAESNQDTTLQLQNQTEELKQHSPESGKTTPHLENPGSVKRTPPSQPDLPSMGVYTPDSTTNSVHSLHYSQCDLDVSQLGLESPTSIASDLASQNSVERPPSALPSIPPSVSVPISVSMQITTPVTSSVSVNMPQQVQYTDCSMPQHTPPGHHPSIHPMHQPHTPQSLQQPRTPQSIPTQSPQPLPQSHTPQPLPQSHTPQSIPTQSPQPLPQSHTPQPLPQSHTPQPMQLSLAQQAQSQSMAHSQSQQTQSQQQQPQPQTPQQSQSHSKRASGSQTTHRSRSTQQSSRSHRATPPTSHAAQSSQHSAATSQTSHSSTVAHTAHVTVPAQYQQSPSSMSVPTAVPHPHSHTPHAAHSHNMAMISQGNYMAVAGSQGFPTQNTYVIQHRSGRSGAPTPCTTATNFYIQTSAMPPHSHTPAPSPLSASGGSHQTTNSCSLAKLQQLTNGLEMIPPTPPPAMNLTPPPPIPHTMTPPQTSRQLPTPPQVGPLGYAKNYYNVNSVPPGTPGPPSRSTSRSSANNMPSLTQPYPSESLYRQTLDPGGACPQMQSAASRVSPNVAALNTNLMAAQYSYRVAQPTTGYMNQAAQLGGFMNQASQLPVGVVNVPAPYPQDPHQQNPAAVYTTYHGYINGGLMQPLNSSMRPR, from the exons ATGGACGAGTCCGAGTTGCCCGAGACGTGGTCGGCATGGTTTCTAGACGCGATCCGGAAGATCCGCAGTCAGAAGCAGCGGCCGAGCGTCGAGCGAATATGTCACGCGATACGCCAGCACCACAACTTCCACGAGGAGGAAATCGCCGAGCACCTGGAGTTCGCCGTCAAACGAGGCGACGTGCTCAAGATCTTCAACAAGGGTCAGTCCTCGTACAAGGATCCAGGTATACTCCAAACGAAGAAGCTCAAGGTCACCAAATCGACAGACATAAGCAAGGTTTTGAGCAAGGCTGTGCGCGAACTTGGCGAGCGCGAAGGTTCGACTTTGAGAAATATCGAGAGGTACCTTAGGCAGAGCCATACCGTCGAGGAGGATACTGATGGCGACCTTAGAATCGCTCTTAAGCTCTCTGCCAAGCGAGCGGTTGACCGGGGGCTGGTACTTCAGGATGGCAAGCTCTTCCGGCAAACGGACAGGCCGCCGTTTTTCAAGAAGTTGAACGATGCCAGTAATACGCCGCCCGCGACACCGCCTGCACCTAAG CTGCCAGCTCCATTGCCGATATGCAGAGAGTGCCTGGGTGCCACGATGGCTGgcaacaacaacaacagcaaACGGAATGCCAACGAGAAGCTAAGCAGGTGCAGCGTCTGTGGCGCGGCTCTGCACAATTCCTGCGCGCCTGCGGATCTCTCGGTGCTCGTCGATCGAGGAATAACCTGGTCTTGCGACGACTGTTCGCCAACCTGTGCTGGCTGTCAGCTAGAACGGGAGTCGCAGAATTATCTCGTCAAGTGCGCCGGCTGCGTAAAATGTTTCCATCCCGCTTGCCTCGATCCTGCCCTCGACAAGAAAAACAAGGCACCCTGGAAGTGTCGGCACTGTCAAACGGCGCATACCCCGGTGAGCAAGGACGACGGGAAACGCGGCAAGACGCAGGATACGAATTCGACCGATGACACGCCAACGAGCGCGAGGAAGAGGCTCAGCAAGTTACGCGAGAGTCGAAA ATCGATGGTATCCAGAAAATGCTTGGCGAACGCAACTCCAGGCAAGAAAGGCAGCACGGGAGTGACTCAGGTGGACAACAGCTCGGACG AGGAACTGATTGTGCCGCAGACATTACCACCAGGAGTTACGCAGAAGGACGTGGATCTCATTAAGGAGGCTCGCGAAAGAGCTCAGCTGACAGTCAGCAATGATGAGAATGAACAACCGTTGTGCGTTAATACGGTAAATGCGTCTGGAAATGCACCACGGAATCCCGCTGCGATAGTATTCGGTAGATACGAGGTTGAAACATGGTATTCCAGCCCGTTCCCTCAGGAATATGCGCGACTACCGAAATTATTCTTCTGCGAATTTTGCCTCAAGTACACAAAGAGCCGAGCGGTATTAGACAGGCATATGGATAAGTGTCAATGGCGACATCCGCCTGCCACCGAGATTTATAGGTGCGATGATTTGTCCGTGTTTGAG ATTGATGGCAACGTAAACAAAATATACTGTCAAAATCTGTGTTTATTAGCCAAGTTATTTTTGGATCACAAGACTCTCTATTACGACGTAGAACCGTTTCTCTTTTACGCAATGACCAAAAACGACAAATACGGTTGTCATTTGGTCGGTTACTTCAGCAAAGAGAAACATTGTCCAGCTCAGAGGTATAACGTGTCCTGCATTATGACTTTACCGCAGTATCAACGACAAGGTTTTGGCAGGTTTCTTATAGAATTTAGTTACTTGCTATCCAAAGTTGAAGGCATCCCGGGAACGCCAGAGAAACCACTTTCGGATCTCGGTCGAGTGTCGTATCATTCCTTCTGGAAGAGCGTAGTACTCGAGTACCTGGATACGCATCGGAACGATACTAATGTCAAGCTGAATGACATTACAAAAGAGACTGGCGTATCGGCGCACGATATCGCAACAGCGATGCAGTTGCTCGGATTTATAAGATCAGTTCATCTACCGGGAGATGCGAACACTAGTAAAGTGGCTGTGGTAGTTGATTGGAGCAAGGTAGATGCTCACATGGTGAAAGTACGGAAAAGTTTCCGCATCAAGTTGGATCCCGATTGCCTCAGATGGATACCGCTGCTCACACAAATTCCTAATCCGTATCAAAATCCAGAGGAGAGCGGTGACACTGGTTCTGAAATGTCTCCTGCGATAGAACCTAAGCTCGTGCCAGCTGTCgttgaaaaaatacaaaaagtgaaaattaaaaagaagccTCGAGGTAGGAGAGTAAGCCAAAGGAAATCGACACCTTTAAAATCGACATCTTTGAAATCGACTCCTTTAAAATCTACATCTTTGAAATCAACATCTTTAAAATCAACATCTTTGAAATCGACATCTTTAAAATCGACATCTTTAAAATCGACATCTTTGAAATCAACATCTTTGAAATCAACACCATTAAAATCAACCCCGTTGAAACCGAAAGCTTCACAGAAAGCAACAGCCTCTCACTCGTCCAAGGCTTCGTCCAAAGAAGACAGGGATGTTAAAGATACGAAGGAAATTAAAACGATGAAAGAATTAAGAGAATCTGCGAGAGAAAGCCGTAATACTGAGAACGCAGAAAGTCGCAAAGATTCTCGAGCTGAAACAGAAACGAAGACCTTATCTACGCTAAGAAATGCGCGCAGTCTTGGTTCGACAAGAAACGCAACTCCGATAATTTCGCCTAAATCAACGCAAGTAACAATGTCGAGAAGAAGAATTAGACCACCTAAAACGCTTATATCTGAATCAGTTATCACGCCTTTACGAAAACGAAAACATTCCGAAAGGATAGAGgccgaagaagagaaaatagaattaatcagtagaaaaagaacgcgagaatctctaagagaaaaagaaagagagcgggaaaCTGAACGAGAtcgtgagaaagagaaagaaagagtcaGAGACAGAGATAGTaaagcaaaagaaagagaaagtcTGAAAGAAACTTTGGTGGATACTAGAAAAACACCTCCGAAATTAGACTCGCCGAGTCCGTCGAAGCCGGCAAAGAAACAATGCAAAGTGGATGATCTTTTGTTGAAAGTTACCAACCGGCAGACGAAAATGCAGGCAAAGGAAAAGAAAGCTCTGGAGGAGACGATGCAATGTAATGGTAAAGAAGAAGCGCGGGATATTAAAAGCTCGCCAGTATCCAGGCGGAGTAGAGGTAGTAAAACGACGGCGGAGGCTCTGAAAATGCCACAATTAACGCCGGAGTCTCCCAGCACGAAGAACAGAGCTGAAAGTCCTGTGATACCGCCTCCTCCATTATCTCCGCCGCCCGAGTCGATAAAAAGTTCTCCCGTTCGAAATAATAAACAGCCATCGGTGCCACCGTTAGAATCACCGTCCACGAAGCATTCAAGTAACAATGATAACAAGAGCGAAAGCGCGGAAGACAATGGTTTACCTGTTCCCACGGAAACGGAAGTAGTATCCGCAAGTTCTGGCGAATATGAGGGCGGCGATGAGGATGAAGGTGAAGAGGAAGAAATAGCCGTGCCGACGCCTAAGCCCGTGACGCAATCGGCCTCGCCCAGCATAGAGAACCCCGCAAAAGAATCGTACGAAGACGACAAAACGGATAACAAATGTCAAGAGAAAAGCAACGATGAAAATTCGTTGCGGATGACGGAAGCAGCGGATTTATCACCAGCGGTCGGCGACGATCAGACTGAAACTTTAAACGAATGTGATAAAGACTCCGAGACTGAAAAGCGTCCAGTTTGCAGTCCGGAGGCATCGAAATCAGTACCTGAACCAGTTGCTTCACCAAAAGAAGAGGAAGTCGAAAAAACAGAGATCAATGTTATACCGAAAAAAGATGAGAGTGAAAATTCTTTGAAAGAGGAGCTCGTTCCCGAAACGTCGAAAGATACGAAGATCGATCTGTCTTTGGTTTCGCGAGCAAAAACAGAATCTTTGCCTATAGAGAAAAGAGACGCGGGagtattaattaacgcgacggTAACGTCAGAAATCGAGCCTCTCGCGTCGCAAGAAAAAATGTTCTCCACTGCGGAGAGTAATCAAGATACAACGTTGCAATTACAGAATCAAACGGAAGAGCTGAAACAGCATTCGCCTGAGAGCGGTAAAACTACTCCACATTTAGAGAATCCAGGCTCAGTAAAAAGAACACCGCCATCGCAACCGGATCTGCCGTCTATGGGAGTCTACACACCGGATTCGACAACTAATTCCGTGCATTCGCTGCATTATAGTCAATGTGACTTGGACGTAAGCCAGTTAGGTTTGGAGTCGCCTACTTCTATAGCCAGCGATCTTGCATCGCAAAACAGCGTGGAAAGACCGCCCAGCGCTTTACCATCTATCCCGCCGTCTGTAAGCGTGCCGATTTCAGTATCTATGCAGATTACGACACCAGTTACGTCGTCAGTGTCGGTAAATATGCCGCAACAAGTACAGTACACCGACTGTTCGATGCCGCAGCATACTCCACCGGGTCATCATCCAAGTATTCATCCGATGCATCAGCCACATACTCCGCAATCTCTTCAGCAACCGCGTACTCCGCAGAGCATCCCGACTCAGAGCCCGCAGCCACTTCCGCAGAGCCATACGCCGCAACCATTGCCTCAATCGCATACGCCACAGAGTATACCTACGCAGAGTCCGCAACCGTTGCCACAGAGCCATACGCCGCAACCATTGCCTCAATCACACACGCCACAGCCGATGCAGCTGTCGCTGGCACAGCAAGCGCAGAGTCAAAGTATGGCGCACAGCCAGTCTCAACAGACGCAatcgcagcagcagcaacctCAGCCTCAAACACCACAGCAGTCTCAGTCACACAGTAAGCGCGCCAGCGGTTCGCAGACCACGCATCGATCTAGATCGACGCAGCAGAGCAGCAGGTCACATCGGGCCACTCCACCAACGTCACACGCCGCGCAGAGTTCTCAGCACAGTGCCGCGACATCACAGACCAGTCATAGCAGTACCGTGGCACATACTGCTCACGTTACGGTACCGGCTCAGTATCAACAATCGCCGTCGTCGATGAGCGTGCCCACGGCAGTACCGCATCCTCACTCGCATACTCCGCACGCCGCGCATTCACATAACATGGCAATGATTTCGCAGGGCAATTACATGGCAGTGGCGGGCTCGCAAGGCTTTCCTACACAGAATACCTATGTAATTCAACATCGCAGCGGGCGTTCTGGTGCACCAACGCCTTGTACCACCGCTACAAATTTCTACATACAAACAAGCGCGATGCCACCGCATTCACATACTCCGGCGCCGAGCCCGCTTTCTGCCTCCGGTGGTAGTCACCAGACCACTAATTCGTGTAGTCTGGCGAAACTGCAGCAGCTGACCAATGGTTTGGAAATGATACCGCCTACGCCTCCACCTGCGATGAACCTCACGCCACCACCGCCCATCCCGCACACTATGACGCCACCGCAGACATCGCGGCAGTTACCGACGCCACCTCAAGTTGGTCCTCTAGGTTatgcgaaaaattattataatgtcAACAGTGTGCCTCCTGGTACGCCCGGACCGCCCAGCCGATCTACTTCGCGTTCGTCCGCGAATAACATGCCGTCGCTCACGCAACCATATCCCAGCGAGAGTTTATATCGACAGACCCTCGACCCGGGTGGTGCCTGCCCGCAGATGCAAAGTGCCGCGAGCCGCGTCAGTCCGAACGTCGCAGCACTCAACACGAATCTCATGGCCGCTCAGTACAGTTACCGCGTAGCCCAACCAACCACCGGATACATGAATCAGGCAGCACAGCTCGGCGGGTTCATGAATCAGGCGAGTCAACTACCGGTTGGTGTAGTCAATGTGCCGGCTCCGTATCCGCAAGATCCGCATCAACAAAATCCGGCGGCTGTCTACACCACGTATCACGGCTACATCAACGGTGGTCTTATGCAACCTCTCAACAGTTCCATGAGGCCGCGTTAG